A segment of the Lycium ferocissimum isolate CSIRO_LF1 chromosome 10, AGI_CSIRO_Lferr_CH_V1, whole genome shotgun sequence genome:
ATGCCAGGTTATTACCACCTCATTTCCCTGCAGATTGGATGGATGTCTTTGACGTGTCCCcataaatcaaagaaaataaaaccaCATTGATACGATTTAATAATGCAGCagataagaaatttaaaacaaGCTTGATCAATACAAGCTTGATCATTGATCAAGCttgttttaaatttcttataTGTTGCATTACTATACAAGAATAAGCATCTTACTTGTAACTTTTTCCAGATGCTGTTAGTCTCGACATCAAagatatttataatatttccaGAAGAACTTGCTAAAAAGTCCCCAAGTTGAGGTTGAAATCTAACGTGTCTACTACCTTCCTGCACTTGTACCAAGAGCTAATCAATACAATTTTTCGTGAATGAATAATAGCAAATTCTCTATAAACCGCTCTGTTTAGAAGACTGTACAATGTGTTGCTGAATGTGATGTGGATGTTGGTTCAAATAACATTACGAAACCCTTTTATGTCCTAAACTATCTATTTGCATGTGTATTCACATGATGACCGACTACTGATCTGGAAAACCTTGAAATTGCTTGGAATGATGAAGAAAGAATAATAAGaaaaacatttccaacaatcaaatgcaggaattcatgaaaaaacaGATCCAACAATGATTTAGAATCAGATAACTATATAATCTCCAAATTGAATTGGAAACAGAAAAAGCAGGTAACCATCAAATTATGGACCTTTTGTATGTCAAATACATACCTCTTTATCAACATctaaaaataaaagggaagGAAATAGAGACACCAACCTTAAGCATGAGTTTGCAATCACCCCTATTGATATCCCACAGTCTAATCTCATCATTGCTATCACAAGAACCGATGAGACCCACCTTTGTTGGATGAAAATCTATTGATATCACATGCCCGACAAGGTTTCGGAAAGGGGGCTTGGCTGG
Coding sequences within it:
- the LOC132032515 gene encoding transcriptional corepressor LEUNIG-like isoform X1, producing the protein MWRLLGPKILMMLARRRCFRSLIGCMEQQISSTSISSRMAICSKPPFRNLVGHVISIDFHPTKVGLIGSCDSNDEIRLWDINRGDCKLMLKEGSRHVRFQPQLGDFLASSSGNIINIFDVETNSIWKKLQGNEVVITWHP
- the LOC132032515 gene encoding transcriptional corepressor LEUNIG-like isoform X2, whose protein sequence is MAREQQISSTSISSRMAICSKPPFRNLVGHVISIDFHPTKVGLIGSCDSNDEIRLWDINRGDCKLMLKEGSRHVRFQPQLGDFLASSSGNIINIFDVETNSIWKKLQGNEVVITWHP